The Microbulbifer sp. YPW1 genome contains a region encoding:
- the rpsF gene encoding 30S ribosomal protein S6: MRHYEIVFLVHPDQSEQVPGMVERYTATIKESGGAVHRLEDWGRRRLAYPINKIHKAHYILLNVECTEEALAELTTNFKYNDAVLRNLVIREDEAITEESPIMKAEKESRERKAARAERSERRERAEKEESSSRGAEEDQSSEQTEDEE; encoded by the coding sequence ATGCGTCATTACGAAATTGTATTCCTGGTTCACCCGGACCAGAGCGAGCAGGTGCCCGGCATGGTCGAGCGCTACACTGCGACCATCAAAGAGAGCGGCGGTGCAGTTCACCGTCTGGAAGACTGGGGCCGTCGCCGTCTGGCATACCCGATCAACAAGATCCACAAGGCTCACTACATCCTGCTGAACGTTGAATGTACTGAAGAAGCGCTGGCGGAACTGACCACCAACTTCAAGTACAACGACGCGGTGCTGCGTAACCTGGTGATTCGCGAAGACGAAGCCATCACCGAAGAAAGCCCGATCATGAAGGCCGAGAAAGAGTCCCGCGAGCGCAAAGCTGCGCGCGCAGAACGCTCTGAGCGTCGCGAGCGCGCCGAGAAGGAAGAGTCTTCTTCCCGCGGCGCCGAGGAAGACCAGTCTTCCGAACAAACTGAAGACGAAGAGTAA
- the bioD gene encoding dethiobiotin synthase, with amino-acid sequence MTSTFFVTGTNTEVGKTYITAALLEAARARGLQTAAVKPVASGCESTPEGLRNSDALTLMEAMTQELEYQQVNPVALEPAVAPHIAAMEAGKRLDPSRLVGICRGVMSGKADLVLIEGAGGWRVPLAPRMFLSDLPKELELPVILVVNMELGCINHALLTAEAIHRDGLPLAGWVANFARGPMEDMPRAEQNLMTLNALLPAPCLGVVPHDEQGDYRNGAAHLDLAPLLPASGEN; translated from the coding sequence GTGACCAGTACGTTTTTTGTGACCGGTACCAACACCGAAGTCGGTAAAACCTATATCACCGCAGCACTGCTCGAAGCGGCGCGTGCGCGCGGGCTGCAGACGGCGGCGGTGAAGCCGGTGGCGTCCGGCTGCGAGTCGACGCCGGAGGGCCTGCGCAACAGTGATGCGCTGACCTTGATGGAAGCGATGACCCAGGAGCTGGAATACCAGCAGGTCAACCCCGTGGCCCTGGAGCCGGCGGTGGCGCCGCATATTGCGGCGATGGAAGCGGGCAAGCGGCTCGATCCCTCCCGTCTTGTCGGTATCTGTCGCGGCGTGATGAGTGGCAAGGCGGATCTGGTGCTGATTGAGGGCGCCGGTGGCTGGCGTGTACCGCTGGCGCCGCGCATGTTCCTCTCGGACCTCCCGAAGGAGCTGGAGCTGCCGGTGATACTGGTGGTGAATATGGAGCTGGGCTGTATCAACCACGCTCTGCTCACCGCCGAAGCGATCCATCGCGATGGGCTGCCGCTGGCGGGCTGGGTGGCGAACTTTGCCCGAGGGCCGATGGAAGACATGCCGCGCGCGGAGCAGAACCTGATGACCCTGAACGCACTGCTGCCTGCGCCCTGCCTGGGCGTGGTTCCCCACGATGAACAGGGCGATTACCGCAATGGCGCGGCGCATCTGGATCTCGCCCCGTTGTTGCCGGCCAGTGGCGAAAACTGA
- a CDS encoding murein L,D-transpeptidase family protein has protein sequence MRYLKLSLIALLLTPTLVFAKIKPVDEVVVYKSKHLMQLKRNGKVVKSYKVVFGKNPVGHKQYEGDSRTPEGRYTLNWKKKNSTYYRAIQVSYPNATDRARAKKLGRSPGGAIMIHGQKPHWKGIEEYLTRMNWTDGCIAVTNPQMDEIWAMVDTGTPIEIFP, from the coding sequence ATGCGATATTTAAAACTCAGTCTGATTGCCCTTCTCCTGACGCCGACCCTGGTTTTCGCCAAGATCAAACCAGTGGATGAGGTCGTGGTGTATAAATCCAAGCACCTGATGCAGCTGAAACGCAACGGCAAGGTTGTGAAAAGCTACAAGGTGGTGTTCGGCAAAAACCCGGTGGGCCACAAACAGTACGAGGGTGACTCGCGCACGCCGGAAGGCCGCTACACCCTGAACTGGAAAAAGAAGAACAGCACTTACTATCGCGCCATTCAGGTTTCCTACCCGAACGCGACTGACCGCGCACGGGCGAAAAAGCTGGGCCGCAGCCCGGGCGGTGCGATCATGATCCACGGCCAGAAACCGCACTGGAAAGGTATCGAAGAGTACCTGACCCGTATGAACTGGACCGATGGCTGTATCGCCGTAACCAACCCGCAGATGGATGAGATCTGGGCGATGGTCGATACCGGTACGCCGATTGAGATTTTTCCGTAA
- the rpsR gene encoding 30S ribosomal protein S18 — protein sequence MARFFRRRKFCRFTAEGVKRIDYKDLDTLKAYVSETGKIVPSRITGTKAKYQRQLATAVKRARYIALLPYTDSHEA from the coding sequence ATGGCACGTTTTTTCCGTCGTCGTAAGTTCTGCCGTTTCACCGCCGAAGGCGTCAAGCGTATCGACTACAAAGATCTCGATACCCTGAAAGCCTACGTTTCTGAAACTGGCAAAATCGTACCGAGCCGTATCACTGGCACCAAAGCCAAGTATCAGCGTCAGCTGGCCACCGCGGTCAAGCGTGCGCGTTACATTGCACTGCTGCCGTACACGGACAGCCACGAAGCCTAA
- the dnaB gene encoding replicative DNA helicase, with the protein MNEYVPPEEDTQESQSSSPLPHSVEAEQSVLGGLMLDASRLDAVAEQLSAEDFFVASHRIIFGVMLELSGGEQPLDIVTLAEGLANRDLLADIGGPAYLAELAENTPSAANIVAYAKIVRERSMLRQLIAAAGEISRTSFNPGGLGSADLLQMAERRVAEIAEGRAKEGGFVGVDTLLKKTVERIDELFKSEGDLTGLSTGLTELDQRTSGWQPGEMIILAARPSMGKTALALNFVEAAMLSQEKPTLVFSMEMPSDSLVMRMLSSIGKIDQGRIRNGKLQEEDWPKLSSAVQKMKGKGLYIDDTPGLSPSEVRARVKRTVRDHTNKLMQADPKLSREEAERRAMPAMVMVDYLQLMQVKGSTEGRTQEISEISRSLKALAKEYECPVIALSQLNRGVEQRPNKRPMNSDLRESGAIEQDADVILFIYRDEYYNEDSPDKGLAELIIGKQRNGEIGTCRAAFVGKYTRFDDLAPEYYQEEH; encoded by the coding sequence ATGAACGAATACGTCCCGCCAGAAGAAGATACCCAGGAGTCCCAGTCCAGTTCGCCGCTGCCTCATTCGGTGGAGGCGGAACAGTCGGTACTGGGTGGCCTGATGCTCGATGCCAGCCGCCTGGATGCGGTTGCAGAGCAATTGAGTGCGGAAGATTTCTTTGTCGCCAGCCACCGGATTATCTTCGGTGTGATGCTGGAGCTGTCCGGCGGCGAGCAGCCGCTGGACATCGTTACCCTTGCCGAGGGGCTCGCCAATCGCGACCTGCTGGCAGACATTGGTGGCCCCGCCTATCTGGCGGAACTGGCCGAAAACACCCCGTCCGCGGCCAACATCGTGGCCTACGCCAAGATCGTGCGCGAGCGCTCCATGCTGCGGCAGCTGATCGCCGCCGCCGGTGAAATCAGCCGTACCAGTTTCAATCCCGGCGGCCTCGGCTCCGCTGACCTGCTGCAGATGGCGGAGCGCCGTGTAGCAGAGATCGCCGAAGGTCGCGCCAAAGAGGGCGGTTTTGTCGGCGTGGATACGCTGCTGAAGAAAACCGTCGAGCGCATTGACGAGCTGTTCAAGTCCGAGGGCGATCTCACCGGGCTCAGCACCGGTCTCACCGAGCTGGATCAGCGTACCTCCGGCTGGCAGCCGGGCGAGATGATTATCCTCGCCGCCCGTCCATCGATGGGTAAAACCGCGCTGGCCCTGAACTTCGTGGAAGCGGCCATGCTCAGCCAGGAAAAACCCACCCTGGTATTCAGTATGGAGATGCCGTCCGACAGTCTGGTGATGCGGATGTTGTCGTCTATCGGCAAGATCGACCAGGGCCGTATCCGTAACGGCAAGCTGCAGGAAGAGGACTGGCCCAAGCTGTCCAGCGCGGTGCAGAAGATGAAGGGCAAGGGGCTGTATATCGACGACACCCCGGGCCTGTCACCATCTGAGGTGCGCGCGCGGGTCAAGCGCACGGTGCGCGACCATACCAACAAACTGATGCAGGCAGATCCTAAGCTGAGCCGGGAAGAGGCGGAGCGCCGCGCAATGCCGGCGATGGTGATGGTGGATTACCTGCAGCTGATGCAGGTGAAGGGCAGCACCGAGGGACGTACCCAGGAAATTTCCGAGATCTCGCGCTCTCTGAAGGCGCTGGCGAAAGAATACGAGTGTCCGGTGATCGCGTTGTCGCAGTTGAACCGGGGGGTGGAGCAGCGCCCGAACAAGCGGCCGATGAACTCGGACCTGCGGGAATCCGGTGCGATCGAGCAGGATGCGGATGTGATCCTGTTTATCTACCGCGACGAGTATTACAACGAGGACAGCCCGGATAAGGGCTTGGCGGAATTGATTATCGGCAAGCAGCGTAACGGTGAGATCGGCACCTGCCGCGCGGCGTTTGTGGGCAAGTACACGCGGTTTGATGACCTGGCGCCGGAGTACTATCAGGAAGAGCACTAA
- a CDS encoding tetratricopeptide repeat protein, giving the protein MELTPKLLTGLLWWAAVAAPAGAEEPFANGTAAFKDGDYERALAHFEQARQGGQQEASLTYNLGVTLFKLRRYQAAQAQFRQLLDDPEWGEVARLQLGLMAEKQGRPVSAVGYYRTLTDSASPKLRRLALARLSALAQAPGAEPAAAEEGRGLALLSLTSGYDSNAYSLQNELLTDDSVGEDTYTELFAWGQYRLQGTAENGWRLHGFAFGRRYSDLESLNLSSFNLGVSRHIPWQGWLLELGGLAEAASLGGDSVTNELRMVGRMQQSFDSGVLTLAYLPSYFNGAENYRYLDGWRQRFEARWAAPLATLDVDLLYRLDLDSREDLTTVDDGFYSYSPRRQTFGVEAELPLAPGWALNAGSHYRLSHYRGNNRLQDSDGEFKSQARDGNRLRSWIGAEVQLLPRLQLEARIIRTDNDENFDIYSYDKTEASLSVRYVF; this is encoded by the coding sequence ATGGAGTTGACGCCAAAGTTGCTAACCGGGTTGCTCTGGTGGGCTGCAGTAGCAGCGCCTGCAGGTGCTGAGGAACCTTTTGCCAATGGCACTGCAGCTTTCAAGGATGGAGATTATGAGCGCGCGCTGGCGCATTTTGAACAGGCCCGACAGGGAGGGCAGCAGGAGGCCAGCCTGACCTACAATCTGGGGGTGACGCTTTTCAAACTGCGACGCTACCAGGCTGCGCAGGCCCAGTTCCGGCAGCTTTTGGATGACCCGGAGTGGGGGGAGGTGGCGCGCCTGCAGCTGGGGCTGATGGCGGAAAAGCAGGGGCGCCCGGTATCTGCAGTGGGTTACTACCGCACACTCACCGATAGCGCGTCACCCAAGTTGCGCCGCCTTGCGCTGGCACGTCTTAGCGCACTGGCACAGGCGCCAGGGGCGGAACCGGCAGCAGCAGAGGAGGGGCGCGGCCTGGCATTGCTCAGCCTGACGTCCGGCTATGACAGTAACGCCTACTCTCTGCAGAACGAGCTACTCACCGATGACTCGGTGGGCGAAGACACCTACACGGAATTGTTTGCCTGGGGCCAGTACCGCTTGCAGGGCACTGCCGAGAATGGCTGGCGCTTGCACGGGTTTGCCTTCGGCCGTCGCTACAGTGATCTGGAGAGCCTGAACCTGTCCAGTTTTAATCTGGGGGTCTCAAGGCATATCCCCTGGCAGGGATGGCTGCTGGAGCTCGGTGGTTTGGCGGAGGCCGCTTCCCTTGGTGGGGATTCAGTCACCAACGAGTTGCGTATGGTGGGCCGTATGCAGCAATCTTTTGATAGCGGCGTACTGACCCTTGCCTACCTGCCGAGCTATTTCAATGGTGCCGAGAATTATCGTTACCTCGATGGTTGGCGGCAGCGTTTTGAGGCGCGTTGGGCGGCCCCCCTGGCCACGCTGGATGTCGATCTACTGTATCGCCTGGATCTGGACAGTCGGGAAGACCTGACCACCGTGGATGACGGCTTTTACAGCTATTCACCACGCCGCCAGACGTTCGGAGTTGAAGCCGAGTTGCCACTTGCGCCGGGGTGGGCGCTCAATGCCGGTAGCCATTACCGCCTTAGCCATTATCGTGGCAATAACCGGCTGCAGGACAGCGATGGGGAGTTCAAGAGTCAGGCAAGGGATGGAAACCGTCTGCGCAGCTGGATAGGGGCGGAGGTGCAACTGCTGCCGCGACTGCAACTGGAAGCCAGGATCATTCGCACGGACAATGACGAAAACTTTGATATCTACAGCTACGACAAAACCGAAGCCAGCCTGAGCGTTCGTTACGTATTCTGA
- a CDS encoding 2OG-Fe(II) oxygenase — MDPMIVQFDDAAPADYCSDLIERFRASPERSAGRTGSGVDTSKKQSLDLFISAQSDWRDECEQLDNLVYQALMGYCRRYPHLLTGAISPTIADASGNGVRNLAAEDIAGLNEQQMRQLVTGIFRLDGINMQHYTRGSGGYHHWHSEHYPHPSDPGQKSLHRVLFWLLYLNDVEQGGETEFFYQGAKIKPRQGRLILSPCSFTHTHRGNVPVSDDKYILTSWVMYRPAPELYGQSAA; from the coding sequence ATGGATCCGATGATCGTTCAGTTCGATGATGCCGCACCTGCTGACTACTGCAGCGATTTGATCGAGCGTTTCCGGGCATCTCCCGAACGCTCTGCGGGCCGCACCGGCTCTGGCGTGGACACCAGCAAAAAGCAAAGCTTGGATCTTTTTATCTCCGCACAGTCCGACTGGCGCGATGAATGTGAACAGCTGGACAACCTGGTGTACCAGGCACTGATGGGCTACTGCCGCCGCTACCCGCACCTGCTGACCGGTGCGATATCCCCGACCATTGCGGACGCGTCCGGCAACGGCGTGCGCAATCTCGCGGCGGAGGACATCGCCGGGCTAAACGAACAACAGATGCGGCAATTGGTCACCGGCATATTCCGCCTCGATGGCATCAATATGCAGCATTACACCCGAGGCAGTGGGGGCTACCACCACTGGCACTCGGAGCACTACCCGCACCCAAGCGACCCGGGGCAAAAGTCGCTGCACCGGGTTTTGTTCTGGCTGCTGTATCTGAACGATGTGGAACAAGGTGGCGAAACAGAGTTTTTCTACCAGGGCGCAAAGATAAAGCCCCGACAAGGCCGACTGATACTCTCCCCTTGCAGCTTTACCCATACACACCGCGGCAATGTCCCGGTGTCTGATGACAAGTACATCCTGACGTCCTGGGTGATGTACCGCCCGGCACCAGAGCTTTACGGCCAATCGGCAGCGTAG
- the rplI gene encoding 50S ribosomal protein L9, translating to MEVILLDKVGKLGNVGDRVEVKAGFGRNFLLPTGKAVLANAANVAEFEAKRAELEAAAAAKVSEAEGRAAQLEGVVVTIAANAGDEGKLFGSIGTRDIAEAITAAGVAVEKAEVKLPEGALREVGEYDVDVQLHADVITAVKVVVEAE from the coding sequence ATGGAAGTTATTCTGCTCGACAAAGTAGGCAAACTGGGCAACGTGGGCGACCGCGTTGAAGTAAAAGCCGGTTTCGGCCGCAACTTCCTGCTGCCTACCGGTAAAGCCGTACTGGCCAACGCAGCGAACGTTGCTGAGTTCGAAGCCAAGCGCGCTGAACTGGAAGCAGCTGCTGCTGCAAAAGTAAGCGAAGCTGAAGGCCGCGCTGCCCAGCTGGAAGGCGTCGTGGTAACCATCGCTGCCAATGCTGGCGACGAAGGTAAGCTGTTCGGCTCCATCGGTACTCGCGACATCGCCGAAGCGATCACCGCTGCTGGCGTTGCCGTTGAGAAAGCCGAAGTGAAACTGCCGGAAGGTGCGCTGCGCGAAGTGGGCGAGTACGACGTAGACGTACAGCTGCACGCCGACGTGATCACCGCTGTGAAGGTTGTTGTAGAAGCCGAATAA